The DNA window GCTTTTTTACCACATGTGTTACATTTGTCTTTTTTAGTCGTAGTCATATTTGTATGTTATTTCATTTCCTTAAAAATATTAACTATTTATCTTGTCGGATATTCGGCATAAATAATCGTTCAGAGTAATTAGGTCTATCAACCTGATACTTTCCATTTCCCAGTTTAACAATCCATCGATAAAGTATCTGAATATTTTCTGTAATTTCCCATCTTCTTGGGGTAGGAACATCAGTACAATTTTTATGTATCCATTCTTTTGCAGATCCAAAATAAATTTCTCCTGATATTCCTAAATTATTTAAAAATGCTTTAATAAAATTATGAGAAAAAAAAGCATCTGAAAGTTTTTGTCTGAATTCCAGTGAAGATAATCCTAATGGTATCTTATAAATCGCTAAATCATGTAAAACGCAATTCAGTTCAATATCATTTATAAATTCTCTATCTTCATAAATTCTGTAAAGTGTTTCAATACTGTAAGTCATTGGTAATGCTGAAATCAAAAAGTCTTTGTCAGGGGTTTCAAACTCCAAAGTAAATTCTTCTTCATTTGGAAATTCCTTTTTCTTTTCTACTAGTTGTTCGCTTAATTGTTTGTAAATGCTATCTGTGATTAGTACG is part of the Chryseobacterium indicum genome and encodes:
- a CDS encoding phospholipase D-like domain-containing protein, with translation MLFKNGIDLQTKLAEYISNSQTLYIFSPYIKLETLKNLIDDNEKVKAIFVRWETKDLILGSSDLEIYPFLKSKGIVLYRNPRLHLKAYLNDYRNCFLTSANISSRALNLPSHLNYNYEIGTVVENLDINDRLYFSIIESDSVLITDSIYKQLSEQLVEKKKEFPNEEEFTLEFETPDKDFLISALPMTYSIETLYRIYEDREFINDIELNCVLHDLAIYKIPLGLSSLEFRQKLSDAFFSHNFIKAFLNNLGISGEIYFGSAKEWIHKNCTDVPTPRRWEITENIQILYRWIVKLGNGKYQVDRPNYSERLFMPNIRQDK